The following are encoded in a window of Rosa chinensis cultivar Old Blush chromosome 4, RchiOBHm-V2, whole genome shotgun sequence genomic DNA:
- the LOC112199675 gene encoding uncharacterized protein LOC112199675, which translates to MEIARGVGTPLQIDKATRERQFRYFARVLIDVDLAGDLPPSLMVERETHCFPIEVVYENVCTHCGRVGHMVDQCRFLKSSNKEQNAQEQKAVKKPSCIGRQEYRPKTAVNNVSEQNLDTTPQVQHSPEVANYDQITKFAEDVLTEAVDQELDCIADLVINETIVNGKPGSCRGNMTPLINKNKLAILANKETEAVVDIIPNEFALVVGTTILEDPKVHITDENDEVDRDNEMCDEDVSSNMEQKAYSSAQPTNPLSSHSGQSWHDMVEEENMFDLADLSTGHAPPGFEHIATLAKDVSLITGQGVNEDTENGFTPVLSKSQQKKQRRQATQALARETPYPKRDRTKNKKYNQ; encoded by the coding sequence ATGGAGATCGCTCGGGGTGTCGGAACTCCATTGCAAATTGATAAAGCCACAAGGGAAAGGCAATTCAGGTACTTTGCTCGAGTCTTGATTGATGTGGATCTTGCAGGCGACTTACCACCTTCTTTGATGGTTGAGCGGGAAACTCACTGTTTTCCGATTGAAGTAGTCTATGAGAATGTGTGTACTCATTGTGGGAGGGTTGGCCACATGGTGGATCAATGCAGGTTCTTGAAGAGCTCTAACAAAGAGCAAAATGCTCAAGAACAAAAGGCTGTTAAAAAGCCTTCTTGCATTGGGCGTCAAGAGTATCGTCCCAAGACGGCTGTAAACAATGTTTCTGAGCAAAACTTGGACACTACCCCTCAGGTGCAACACTCCCCTGAGGTTGCAAACTATGATCAGATCACTAAATTTGCAGAAGATGTTCTCACTGAGGCCGTTGACCAGGAACTGGATTGTATTGCAGATTTGGTCATTAACGAAACCATAGTCAACGGGAAGCCTGGAAGTTGTAGAGGCAACATGACTCCTCTTATCAATAAGAATAAACTTGCCATACTTGCAAACAAGGAAACTGAAGCAGTGGTTGACATTATTCCTAATGAATTTGCTCTAGTAGTTGGAACAACTATTTTGGAAGACCCTAAGGTTCATATTACTGATGAGAATGATGAAGTTGACAGGGATAATGAAATGTGTGATGAAGATGTGAGCTCCAATATGGAGCAAAAGGCTTATAGTAGTGCCCAGCCAACCAACCCCCTTTCTTCACATAGTGGTCAGAGTTGGCATGATATGGTGGAAGAGGAAAATATGTTTGATCTGGCAGATTTATCTACGGGTCATGCTCCCCCGGGATTCGAACATATTGCAACTTTAGCCAAGGATGTTTCATTAATTACTGGTCAAGGAGTTAATGAAGATACAGAGAATGGTTTCACACCGGTTCTTTCTAAGTCTCAACAGAAGAAACAAAGACGACAAGCTACTCAAGCTCTTGCTCGTGAAACTCCTTATCCAAAGAGGGACagaacaaagaataaaaagtaCAATCAATGA